The Chelonia mydas isolate rCheMyd1 chromosome 3, rCheMyd1.pri.v2, whole genome shotgun sequence genome includes a region encoding these proteins:
- the C3H2orf50 gene encoding uncharacterized protein C2orf50 homolog, translating to MGSRSTGFRRTTSAGYRLPAARPLVDLASSSSPSLSTPQHGKALPASQVLAQQAARAREEEQAALRKDQVRQDKIWREFMEAEWRGRKYWYQNWGFMKDYDPMGKKKEREQLPEYMPVFSDNVPNTTNQTIGSRMNTETGKTLVNMDYFLSSGRQKKKLDHEFQPS from the exons ATGGGAAGCAGATCAACTGGATTCAGGAGAACCACCTCCGCCGGGTACCGGTTACCAGCAGCCAGACCTTTGGTGGACCTCGCCTCATCCTCGTCTCcttctctcagcaccccccagcaTGGGAAAGCTCTGCCTGCCAGTCAGGTCTTAGCACAACAGGCAGCCCGGGCCCgggaggaggagcaggcagcaCTGCGGAAGGACCAGGTTCGGCAGGACAAGATCTGGAGGGAGTTTATGGAGGCTGAGTGGAGGGGACGAAAATATTG GTACCAGAATTGGGGTTTCATGAAGGACTATGATCCAATG GGTAAGAAAAAGGAGCGGGAGCAACTGCCTGAGTATATGCCTGTGTTCTCAGACAATGTTCCCAACACCACCAACCAGACTATCGGCAGTAGAATGAACACTGAAACTGGCAAAACTCTAGTAAACATGGATTACTTCCTCAGCAGCGGAAGACAAAAGAAGAAACTTGACCACGAGTTCCAGCCCTCCTAG